In the genome of Drosophila yakuba strain Tai18E2 chromosome 3R, Prin_Dyak_Tai18E2_2.1, whole genome shotgun sequence, one region contains:
- the LOC6537719 gene encoding farnesol dehydrogenase, translating into MENNFYWRYKVAVVTGASVGIGATTAVELANAGMVVVGLARRVELIEALRAQVTGEGKIFARQCDLNDEEQLTSAFSWIREKFQAIHVLVCNAGILKANFLSESPTKDIKELFDTNVVATASCLREALKHMAAVKVRGHIVVMNSVLGHRIPEVPVPLFSVYPATKHAITALCQTVRQEIHFLKLNIKLTSICPGMVDTDFLSVYSQAVAELPKLQASDVAKAVLYALNTPDGVQVEDIILQQMRKVD; encoded by the exons ATGGAAAATAACTTCTACTGGCGCTACAAGGTGGCGGTGGTCACTGGAGCCTCCGTGGGGATTGGAGCTACCACAGCTGTGGAGTTGGCCAATGCCGGAATGGTAGTCGTGGGCCTAGCGCGTCGAGTGGAACTCATTGAG GCACTCAGGGCGCAAGTGACCGGCGAGGGAAAGATTTTTGCCCGGCAATGTGACCTCAATGATGAAGAGCAGTTGACCAGCGCTTTTAGCTGGATTCGTGAGAAATTCCAGGCCATTCATGTGCTCGTCTGCAACGCTGGCATCCTGAAGGCCAACTTCCTGAGCG AGTCCCCCACCAAGGACATCAAGGAACTGTTCGACACGAATGTGGTGGCCACCGCCAGCTGCCTGCGGGAGGCACTGAAGCACATGGCTGCGGTCAAGGTTCGCGGCCACATTGTGGTCATGAACAG CGTGCTTGGCCATCGGATTCCGGAAGTGCCGGTGCCCTTATTCAGCGTTTATCCGGCCACGAAGCATGCAATTACGGCCCTCTGCCAAACGGTGCGCCAGGAAATACATTTtctcaaattaaatattaaattaacg AGCATCTGCCCGGGCATGGTGGACACGGATTTCCTTAGTGTTTACTCGCAGGCGGTGGCCGAGCTGCCCAAACTGCAGGCAAGTGATGTGGCCAAGGCGGTCTTGTATGCGCTGAACACTCCCGATGGCGTCCAGGTGGAGGACATCATCCTGCAGCAGATGCGGAAGGTCGATTGA